The Actinocatenispora sera genome has a window encoding:
- a CDS encoding transposase — translation MEQTIRSDQPQWIPVFTGLSARQFGKLVAIVAGRGGQQTGAGRRWGLPLADRVLLVATYYRTNLTLRQIAPLFGVSKSAAGRIVDHLAPHLVLEPQSRRHRPDTVLIVDGTLAPTHDRNMSARSKNYRYSTNLQVAIDANTRLTVAVGDPLPGNRNDCRAYTDSGVDQQCAGAAVMADGGYQGNPEVIMPYRKPREGEPPLPQWKQDLNTVHRRIRARVEHCFAHMKSWKILRDCRRKQRGVWYAAAGIALMRNLTMVV, via the coding sequence GTGGAGCAGACGATCAGGTCCGATCAGCCGCAGTGGATCCCGGTGTTCACCGGCCTGTCAGCCCGGCAGTTCGGCAAGCTGGTGGCCATCGTGGCTGGTCGCGGCGGACAGCAGACCGGCGCTGGCCGCCGGTGGGGGCTCCCGCTGGCCGACCGGGTGCTGTTGGTGGCCACCTACTACCGCACCAACCTGACCCTGCGGCAGATCGCGCCGCTGTTCGGAGTATCGAAGTCGGCCGCCGGGCGCATCGTCGATCACCTGGCCCCACACCTGGTACTGGAGCCCCAGAGCCGCCGGCACCGACCCGACACGGTCCTGATCGTGGACGGCACGCTGGCGCCCACCCACGACCGGAACATGTCGGCCCGGTCGAAGAACTACCGGTACTCCACCAACCTGCAAGTGGCCATCGACGCCAACACCCGCCTGACCGTCGCGGTCGGAGATCCGTTGCCCGGCAACCGCAACGACTGCCGCGCCTACACCGACTCCGGCGTCGACCAACAGTGCGCCGGCGCGGCGGTAATGGCCGACGGCGGCTACCAGGGCAACCCGGAGGTAATCATGCCCTACCGCAAGCCGCGCGAGGGTGAACCGCCGCTGCCGCAGTGGAAACAGGACCTCAACACCGTCCACCGCCGTATCCGCGCCCGCGTCGAGCACTGCTTCGCCCACATGAAGTCCTGGAAGATCCTCCGCGACTGCCGCCGCAAACAACGAGGCGTCTGGTACGCCGCCGCCGGTATCGCGTTGATGCGCAACCTGACCATGGTCGTATGA
- a CDS encoding nucleotidyl transferase AbiEii/AbiGii toxin family protein, translating into MTPPAPTRGTAAGRAYLNLRHLAQRDRRDSLEYFTLYALEGFLTRLAASQYAEDFALKGGVLMAAFAARRPTRDIDLAASGFPNDISDVERRIRSIVSYDNGDGLVFDPATVSGAAIRDEATYAGVRVQMAATLATARIRLHADVNFGDPIWPAPATADLPLLLGGHLRLRGYPDHMVLAEKIVTAVDRGDQNTRWRDFVDIAAITASRRILGTDLHHAIDTVAAYRAVVPQPLADILDGYPLLAQSRWRAWRRKQRLEDSTPERFADLLDACIAFADPALQGAASGLTWEPEQQAWRPPTR; encoded by the coding sequence GTGACCCCACCGGCACCCACCCGCGGCACCGCTGCCGGCCGCGCCTACCTCAACCTGCGTCACCTCGCCCAGCGCGACCGACGCGACTCGCTGGAATACTTCACCCTCTATGCGCTGGAAGGATTCCTCACTCGACTTGCCGCCTCCCAGTACGCGGAAGACTTCGCGCTCAAGGGTGGTGTGCTGATGGCGGCATTCGCCGCCCGGCGACCCACTCGCGACATCGACCTGGCCGCATCCGGCTTCCCCAATGACATCTCCGATGTCGAGCGGCGGATCCGATCGATCGTCAGCTACGACAACGGCGACGGCCTCGTGTTCGACCCCGCCACGGTGTCCGGTGCGGCCATCCGCGACGAAGCCACCTACGCGGGAGTCCGCGTCCAGATGGCCGCGACCCTGGCCACAGCCCGCATCCGGTTGCACGCCGACGTGAACTTCGGGGACCCGATCTGGCCCGCACCCGCCACCGCGGACCTGCCCCTGCTGCTGGGTGGTCACCTACGACTACGCGGCTACCCCGACCACATGGTGCTCGCGGAGAAGATCGTCACTGCCGTCGATCGTGGCGACCAGAACACTCGGTGGCGCGATTTCGTGGACATCGCGGCGATCACCGCCAGCCGCCGCATCCTCGGGACCGACCTACACCACGCCATCGACACGGTCGCCGCCTACCGCGCCGTCGTCCCCCAGCCACTCGCCGACATACTCGACGGGTATCCGTTACTCGCGCAGTCCCGCTGGCGAGCCTGGCGGCGAAAACAACGCCTCGAAGACTCCACACCCGAGCGCTTCGCGGACCTCCTCGACGCCTGCATAGCCTTCGCCGATCCCGCGCTCCAAGGCGCCGCAAGCGGACTCACCTGGGAGCCCGAACAGCAAGCATGGCGTCCACCAACGCGATGA